In Pedobacter sp. WC2423, the following are encoded in one genomic region:
- a CDS encoding ABC transporter ATP-binding protein — protein MATNRLFNKSSLQNSKKESLTLKERLAALGNLPEFFKMVWQTSPGMTISNLFLRIARSATPLAMLYVGKLIIDQVILFSKTPQPHDLTYLWELIALEFALAICSDLLSRAISLLDSLLGDLFSKHTSVQIMEHAATLDLDQFEDSVFYDKLERARQQTVGRTILLSQVMSQLQDLITMGFLAAGLVVFNPWLILLLFVAILPSFLGESYFNDQSYALTRGQTPERRELDYLRFLGASDETAKEIKIFNLSGFVIDRFSLLSDRFYKANKRLAVQRSAWGVFFALLGTAGYYGAYIVIILDAVSGKVTIGELTFLAGSFRQLRTLLEGILTRFTAVSQGAIYLRDFFEFFEITPKITTAAKPIPFPKTIQTGFTFENVGFRYLNSERWANRHLSFTLFPGEKLALVGENGAGKTTLVKLLARLYDPTEGRILLDGIDLKAYDLADLRMNLGIIFQDYIRYQMSFSQNIAVGNIKEKDNVTLIKAAAHQSLADQLAEKLPGHYDQVLGKRFSEGVELSGGEWQKVALARAYMKDAQLLILDEPTAALDARAEYEVFQRFSELTHGKSAVLISHRFSTVRMADRILVLEKGELVEIGSHQQLLDKNGRYAELFNLQAMGYR, from the coding sequence ATGGCGACAAACAGGTTGTTCAATAAATCTTCTCTTCAGAATTCTAAAAAAGAAAGTTTAACACTCAAAGAAAGACTTGCAGCTTTAGGTAATTTACCGGAATTCTTTAAAATGGTCTGGCAGACAAGTCCTGGGATGACCATTTCAAACTTGTTTTTGCGGATAGCACGTTCAGCGACTCCGCTGGCGATGTTATATGTGGGTAAACTGATTATCGATCAGGTGATCTTGTTCAGTAAAACACCGCAACCGCATGATCTGACTTATTTGTGGGAATTGATTGCACTGGAATTTGCACTGGCTATCTGTTCAGATTTGTTAAGCAGGGCAATCTCACTGCTGGACAGTTTACTGGGAGATCTTTTTTCTAAACATACTTCTGTACAGATCATGGAACATGCGGCCACGCTGGATCTGGATCAATTTGAGGATTCTGTTTTCTATGATAAACTGGAACGGGCCAGGCAGCAAACTGTAGGACGCACGATTTTACTTTCGCAGGTGATGAGTCAGTTACAGGATCTGATTACCATGGGTTTTCTTGCAGCAGGTTTGGTTGTATTTAATCCATGGCTGATTTTGCTCTTGTTCGTCGCTATTTTACCTTCTTTTTTAGGAGAATCTTATTTTAATGATCAAAGTTACGCGTTAACCAGAGGCCAGACGCCAGAAAGAAGGGAGCTGGATTATCTCCGTTTTCTGGGCGCGAGTGATGAAACGGCCAAGGAGATCAAGATATTTAATCTTTCTGGTTTTGTGATTGACCGGTTTTCACTTTTATCGGACAGGTTTTACAAGGCGAATAAAAGATTAGCTGTACAACGTTCGGCATGGGGGGTGTTTTTTGCTTTATTAGGCACGGCAGGATATTACGGAGCTTATATAGTTATTATTCTGGACGCGGTTTCAGGAAAAGTAACGATTGGGGAACTTACGTTTTTAGCGGGGTCTTTCCGGCAGCTCAGAACTTTACTGGAAGGAATACTGACGCGTTTTACAGCGGTATCTCAAGGGGCTATTTATTTACGTGATTTCTTTGAATTCTTTGAGATTACACCAAAGATTACCACAGCTGCAAAACCTATCCCTTTTCCAAAGACTATTCAAACAGGTTTTACTTTCGAGAATGTTGGCTTTCGCTACCTGAATTCTGAACGCTGGGCAAACAGGCATTTAAGTTTCACGTTGTTTCCGGGTGAAAAGCTGGCATTGGTTGGTGAAAACGGTGCTGGAAAGACCACGCTTGTTAAATTGCTTGCACGTTTATATGATCCTACGGAAGGCCGGATTTTACTGGATGGCATAGATCTGAAAGCGTATGATCTTGCAGATTTAAGGATGAACCTGGGTATTATCTTCCAAGATTATATCCGCTATCAAATGAGCTTTTCTCAAAACATAGCAGTTGGAAATATCAAAGAGAAAGATAACGTGACTTTGATCAAAGCTGCTGCACATCAGAGTCTGGCTGATCAGCTCGCAGAAAAATTACCGGGACATTATGATCAGGTATTGGGAAAACGGTTTTCCGAAGGTGTAGAGCTCTCTGGTGGAGAATGGCAGAAAGTAGCTTTGGCCAGAGCTTACATGAAAGATGCACAATTGTTAATTCTCGATGAGCCTACTGCTGCACTTGATGCAAGAGCTGAATATGAGGTTTTCCAGCGATTTTCAGAATTAACACATGGAAAATCAGCGGTACTGATCTCTCACCGTTTTTCTACGGTAAGAATGGCCGACAGAATTCTTGTGCTGGAAAAAGGAGAGTTAGTAGAAATAGGAAGTCATCAGCAACTGCTGGATAAAAACGGACGCTATGCGGAATTATTTAATCTTCAGGCTATGGGTTACCGGTAG
- a CDS encoding aldo/keto reductase, translating into MQYSKLGRSSLEVSKIGFGCMSLTGDTSGNQLIIDQALDLGINYFDTADLYEHGENETKIGALLKSRRDQVILATKVGNQHRADGNGWDWNPSKSYILSAVEESLKRLQTDYIDLYQLHGGTIEDPIDETIEAFEILKQQGKIRYYGISSIRPNVIREYVQRSKIVSVMMQYSLLDRRPEEECLELLHDHNIGVLGRGSIAQGLLSGKPAAPYLNYSGAEVAQAAEVIRSITSEGSSSAQTAIRFVLQNQALDSAVMGIRTLAQLKDIAAAVDFPPLSSWEIELLIKALPTPYYTAHR; encoded by the coding sequence ATGCAATATTCAAAACTCGGAAGATCCAGTCTGGAAGTGAGCAAAATTGGATTCGGCTGTATGTCCTTAACCGGAGATACCAGCGGAAATCAGTTAATTATTGACCAGGCACTCGATCTGGGAATCAATTACTTTGATACCGCAGATCTTTACGAACACGGGGAAAATGAAACTAAAATAGGTGCATTATTGAAATCAAGGCGTGATCAGGTAATCCTGGCCACCAAAGTTGGCAATCAGCACCGGGCAGACGGGAATGGATGGGACTGGAACCCCAGTAAAAGCTATATCCTGTCAGCAGTAGAAGAAAGTCTGAAAAGGCTGCAAACAGATTACATCGACCTTTATCAATTACATGGAGGTACTATCGAAGACCCGATTGATGAAACTATTGAAGCTTTTGAAATCTTAAAACAACAAGGGAAAATCAGGTACTACGGAATCTCCTCTATCCGGCCAAATGTGATCCGGGAATATGTTCAGCGCTCTAAAATAGTGAGTGTAATGATGCAATATAGTTTACTTGACCGCAGGCCGGAAGAAGAATGTCTGGAATTGCTTCATGACCATAATATTGGCGTACTCGGGCGTGGAAGTATTGCACAAGGACTATTATCAGGCAAACCTGCGGCACCTTATTTAAATTACAGCGGAGCAGAAGTCGCACAGGCAGCAGAAGTTATCCGCTCGATTACCAGTGAGGGTAGTTCTTCAGCACAAACAGCCATTCGTTTTGTTTTGCAAAATCAGGCACTGGACAGTGCAGTTATGGGAATCAGAACACTGGCACAATTAAAAGACATCGCTGCGGCAGTAGATTTTCCGCCGCTTTCCAGCTGGGAAATTGAATTGTTAATCAAAGCATTACCTACACCTTACTATACAGCACACAGATAA
- a CDS encoding YfiT family bacillithiol transferase, whose amino-acid sequence MDNFNEEHAYPIGRFVPADTYTPQSLNSWINSIRSLPLLLDYCIENLDEAQLNVPYREGGWNTIQVIHHIADSHMNAYIRLKLTLTEDKPTIKPYEEQLWAELPDVTDVPLNVSITLVHALHRRWVSLLVQMTDQDWNREYYHPASDTYVPLWQMTNTYHWHGKHHAEQILSLRKRMGW is encoded by the coding sequence ATGGATAACTTTAATGAAGAACATGCTTACCCTATCGGGCGCTTTGTTCCAGCCGATACCTATACACCGCAATCACTTAACTCCTGGATAAATTCTATCAGATCTCTCCCTTTATTACTGGATTATTGTATCGAAAATCTGGATGAAGCACAACTGAATGTCCCATACAGAGAAGGAGGCTGGAATACCATACAGGTAATTCATCATATAGCTGATAGTCATATGAACGCCTATATCAGGTTAAAACTGACTCTGACAGAAGATAAACCAACAATTAAGCCTTATGAAGAACAACTGTGGGCTGAATTACCTGATGTCACTGATGTGCCTTTAAATGTTTCTATTACGCTTGTCCACGCTTTACACCGCCGGTGGGTCTCCTTGCTGGTACAAATGACAGATCAGGACTGGAACCGTGAATATTATCATCCTGCTTCTGATACCTATGTGCCCTTATGGCAAATGACAAATACTTATCACTGGCACGGAAAACACCATGCTGAACAGATTTTATCATTGCGTAAAAGAATGGGGTGGTAG
- a CDS encoding cation:proton antiporter codes for MHTNIFDHITQQFQLPFTNPVLIFSLLLFIILIAPILLGRIKIPGIVGFIIAGILIGPNGFNILKKNSAIELFATIGLLYIMFIAGIELDLAEFKKKKHKSFIFGFLTFAVPILIGFPVCYYLLHYSLLTSILTASMFATHTLVAYPIVNKFGIAKNEAVAVTVGGTILTDTAVLIILAVIMGSVEGELNSSFWIQLAISLTIFTATVFIVIPRIAKWFFTKLESEKTSHYIFVLSVVFFSAFLAQLAGIEPIIGAFVAGLALNRLIPHSSILMNRIEFVGNALFIPFFLISVGMLVDLRVLFRGPDALIVAGALTVVAIVGKYFSATLTQWIFKYTKNQRLLIFGLSSAHAAATLAIILVGYKAKIIDDNILNGTIILILITCVFASFAAEKASRNIVSEEELTGPEIIQNQENILIPIADFNNMNTMLDLAVLFKDKNSDQPINLLSVVPDSDNAQANLLTARKKLNDSAKYASGNDTMVKVIATLDHNVSSGVLRIAKEKSANIIITGWPRKNTVIDKFLGDKSAALIENSPANLFILHLHKPITVHTSIQLVCPPAYLMEKNMQVWLSKVCKLSVELSLPVNCFCDESTKKHIEHALLTMKSSINFNFDPTEIWKDWRKLKERIMPDDFMIVVLDRKLETTYLLSLTYTQRKLENLFESQTKLLIYPQI; via the coding sequence ATGCACACAAATATTTTTGACCATATCACTCAGCAGTTCCAGCTTCCTTTTACTAATCCGGTACTGATATTTTCTTTATTACTTTTTATAATCCTGATAGCCCCGATTTTACTGGGCAGAATCAAAATCCCGGGAATTGTAGGGTTTATCATCGCCGGAATTTTAATTGGCCCGAATGGCTTTAATATCTTAAAGAAAAACTCCGCTATAGAACTTTTTGCGACTATAGGTCTATTGTATATCATGTTTATTGCAGGTATTGAGCTTGATTTGGCGGAGTTTAAGAAGAAAAAGCATAAGAGTTTTATATTCGGATTTCTGACCTTTGCTGTTCCTATATTAATTGGGTTTCCTGTCTGCTATTATTTACTGCATTATTCTTTGCTGACTTCAATTTTAACGGCAAGTATGTTCGCGACACATACTTTAGTGGCCTACCCGATTGTCAATAAATTTGGAATTGCCAAAAATGAAGCGGTAGCGGTTACTGTTGGGGGTACAATCCTGACGGACACTGCAGTGCTGATCATCCTGGCTGTGATTATGGGTTCGGTGGAGGGCGAACTGAACAGTTCTTTCTGGATTCAGCTGGCGATATCGCTGACTATTTTCACGGCAACGGTATTTATTGTCATCCCAAGAATCGCTAAGTGGTTTTTCACGAAACTGGAAAGTGAAAAAACTTCTCATTATATCTTTGTTTTATCAGTTGTTTTCTTCTCTGCTTTTTTAGCGCAGCTTGCTGGTATTGAACCTATTATCGGGGCATTCGTAGCCGGACTTGCTTTAAACCGGCTGATTCCGCATTCTTCTATTCTGATGAACAGGATAGAGTTTGTGGGTAATGCTTTGTTTATTCCCTTTTTCCTGATCAGCGTAGGGATGCTTGTTGATTTACGGGTACTTTTCAGGGGGCCTGATGCTTTGATTGTTGCCGGCGCTTTAACTGTAGTTGCTATAGTTGGTAAATACTTTTCGGCCACTTTAACACAGTGGATTTTCAAGTATACTAAAAACCAGCGCTTGCTTATTTTTGGTTTAAGCAGTGCGCATGCTGCGGCTACATTAGCGATTATATTGGTAGGTTATAAGGCAAAAATAATTGACGACAATATCCTTAACGGAACAATTATCCTGATCCTGATTACTTGTGTATTTGCTTCTTTTGCGGCAGAGAAAGCCAGCAGGAACATCGTTTCTGAAGAAGAACTTACCGGGCCGGAGATCATTCAAAATCAAGAGAATATCTTAATTCCTATTGCAGATTTCAACAATATGAACACGATGCTGGATCTTGCAGTATTGTTTAAGGACAAGAATTCTGATCAGCCAATCAATTTATTATCGGTTGTGCCGGATAGTGACAATGCACAGGCAAACTTGCTTACCGCCCGTAAAAAGCTGAATGATTCTGCCAAATATGCTTCTGGAAATGATACCATGGTCAAAGTGATTGCGACTTTGGACCACAATGTTTCCAGTGGCGTGCTGCGGATTGCCAAAGAAAAATCTGCAAATATTATCATTACCGGATGGCCAAGGAAGAATACTGTGATTGATAAGTTTTTAGGAGACAAGTCTGCTGCACTGATTGAAAACTCACCAGCAAATTTATTTATCTTGCATTTGCATAAGCCGATAACTGTACATACCAGCATTCAACTGGTTTGTCCGCCTGCTTATTTAATGGAGAAGAATATGCAAGTATGGCTATCCAAGGTTTGTAAACTCAGTGTTGAACTGAGTTTACCGGTAAATTGCTTTTGCGACGAGTCTACAAAAAAACACATTGAACATGCGCTGCTGACCATGAAATCGAGTATTAATTTCAATTTCGATCCCACAGAAATCTGGAAGGACTGGAGAAAATTGAAAGAAAGAATCATGCCTGATGATTTCATGATTGTTGTTTTAGACAGAAAGCTGGAAACAACTTACCTGCTTTCACTTACTTATACGCAGCGTAAACTGGAAAATCTTTTTGAGTCACAAACCAAACTTCTGATCTATCCGCAAATTTAA
- a CDS encoding cation:proton antiporter, protein MDTFTTITILVTISALISYLNHRYVKLPGTIGIMVIAISLSILILITGKTFPAAYNFISALTSSIDFTKTLLDVMLAFLLFASALHFDFEKLKAQKRPVLILSTVGVIGCTTIFGFLFFWAASLLHIEIPLMYCFLFGALISPTDPVAVLSVLKKSKIPPSLETIIGGESLFNDGVGILLFVTLRELTENTDIAFSWSHSSLLFAQEVFGGILLGVASGYLCTRLVKKVDELQTILMITLSMVMGISVVGGLLHVSIPLAAVTAGLMLSNMKLGENANTIHLKDILDKVWGLIDDLLNTILFVMIGLQIVVIPFFNSYWLISLLSVFFVLIARGLSIAVPSILMRRSLKTDYNKLGILIWAGLRGGISVALALSLPDSPYKALIVSASYIIVIFSIIVQGLTLNKVVNRLVK, encoded by the coding sequence ATGGATACTTTTACTACGATTACCATCCTGGTAACCATCAGCGCGCTCATTTCTTACCTCAATCACCGTTACGTTAAACTGCCTGGTACAATAGGTATTATGGTGATTGCAATCAGTCTTTCTATATTGATCCTGATCACAGGAAAGACTTTTCCGGCAGCTTACAATTTTATTTCAGCACTTACTTCGAGCATAGATTTCACCAAAACCTTATTGGATGTAATGCTGGCATTTTTACTTTTCGCCAGTGCCTTACATTTTGATTTTGAGAAACTTAAAGCACAAAAAAGACCAGTACTTATTTTAAGTACGGTAGGTGTAATCGGGTGTACGACTATATTTGGCTTTCTGTTTTTCTGGGCAGCTTCTTTACTGCATATAGAAATTCCATTAATGTATTGCTTCTTGTTTGGTGCATTAATCTCCCCTACCGACCCTGTAGCTGTATTGTCAGTTTTAAAAAAGTCTAAAATCCCGCCTTCACTGGAAACAATAATTGGTGGGGAATCATTGTTTAATGATGGTGTGGGTATCCTTTTATTTGTGACGCTGCGAGAACTTACAGAAAATACAGACATAGCTTTTTCCTGGTCACATTCTTCGTTATTATTTGCGCAGGAGGTGTTTGGCGGAATTTTACTGGGTGTAGCTTCGGGATACTTGTGCACCAGGCTTGTCAAAAAAGTAGATGAGTTGCAAACGATTTTAATGATAACATTGTCTATGGTCATGGGAATCTCTGTAGTTGGCGGTTTATTGCATGTATCTATTCCTTTGGCAGCGGTTACTGCCGGATTGATGCTGAGTAACATGAAATTGGGAGAAAATGCGAATACTATACATCTTAAAGACATATTAGATAAGGTTTGGGGATTAATTGATGATTTGCTGAATACGATCCTTTTTGTAATGATTGGACTGCAAATCGTAGTGATTCCTTTCTTTAATAGCTACTGGCTGATTAGTTTACTTTCTGTATTTTTTGTACTGATTGCCAGAGGCCTGAGTATTGCTGTACCAAGTATTTTGATGAGAAGATCTTTAAAAACTGATTATAACAAGCTGGGTATTCTGATCTGGGCGGGATTAAGAGGCGGGATTTCTGTTGCACTTGCTTTATCTTTACCAGATTCTCCGTATAAAGCTTTGATTGTTTCAGCCAGTTATATCATCGTTATATTTTCGATTATCGTGCAGGGATTAACCTTAAATAAGGTAGTTAACAGATTGGTAAAATAA